The Haematobia irritans isolate KBUSLIRL chromosome 1, ASM5000362v1, whole genome shotgun sequence DNA segment GTTTGGGATAAttctttattaggttttggtttAGAATCCTGTGTGGGCGATTCTAATTCTATTGTCACAGGACCATCATTTTGTATATGGACTTGCATGTAGGCTCCAAATTTTCCATCTGTAAAATCAATGACTTTAGAGCATAGTAGATATCCGAGATACAAGTATATCAAGCAGATACTAAccctttattttatttgcatcaTAAGACGTTCCTaatctttttaaaaataattgatataacGTTTGGGCTTGTTCACCTTGCATTGCCAAATGAAAGTCCGGTTTGTTGCCCTTTAATCGATGATATAGAGTAAATTGTGAAAcacacaaaatttctaatttttcatcTTGGACACTCTTTTGCCAACGTTTGCCAGAGGAATCCTCAAATAAACGTAGTGACAATAATTTGCGGGAGCTGTcatggaaataaattgtaaaagtaaaaaaacaacaaaagcacCAACTATGCAAACATACTACATACTTACAGATATTCAACATCCTTTTCCGTATCGGTATGTGTTATGCCCACTAAAACACATAGTCCACGACCGATAGAGCTAATTAGTTCCTCACTAactggaaatatttaaaattatttattttttctatagaaataaaagtttcgtcCTCTTTACAAAGTATAAGTTTTGAAAgttaaatgaaatttctttacTTATGCGTAGTTTTACCTGTAACCTTTGCAGAGGTAACTCTTTGCACTATAGCCTTCATGTATgtggattaaaaataaatatcttaagattaaaattattttggaaTATTACGAATAAATCAAAACAACATGCTCAAAGGCACATAGTTGCCAATGTATCTTTACAAACAGATGTTTTTGCAAGAATTGCCAACATCACATTTTTAAGAACTCAACAATAGACCCGTTTTTCTTAACaagaaccctgccaacattttttgaatttggggactcttttgagaatccccactacgtcgaaaacaatcatatacgacatcaaaaactcgtcggaaaagcgccgtcactattgagaagttgtaccacgccacgttactacaaaaatgtttcgcatgagtgcaattattaggtgccttcatagatcaatttagaacggcgccaataagggaccctccaaacaatcagaaaaagtgcattttaagatagttgtaaaagaatcattgtggtcgagtaaaacacgtttgtttagatatttattaatttgattaaacatttacaaattcttaaaaatataacatttataccactatcacattacatttaacataatttttggcattaatgatgatgttgagttacagtagcgagttacatgttgctgcgtctatcaaccagtgtttttattccatggaggcagcgtgtctgtaaaatatttgaaaaacaatcactttattccatttggaaaatcaccaaattgttcaccaatatacctttcacaattttaagcgtataatctatgttttcagaactttattttcgtttttatttaattaaaatataacaagctggttgcgcttggcgtttcacaaaaaaatgccttttttaacagtagggatggcaaattacttgcatgtactttttgatgtaccttttcatgatggttgaagtgacatttacgagtctgtggtaacgatgaggttgaaatggaactttgaaatgctggcagggttatggacaacattttctatagtaataaaattttgacaaaattttctatagaaataaaattttctatagaaataaaattttgttaaattttctatagaaataaaattttgacaaaattttatttctatagaaataaaattttgttaaattttctatagaaataaaattttgacaaaattttctatagaaataaaattttgttaaattttctatagaaataaaattttgacaaaattttctatagaaataaaattttgttaaattttttatcgaaaaattttaaaaataagtttCGTGTTGTAGCATTACTGcactaacaaaacgaaataaaaataagattaagggacttgtagttatatgaaaagatgatgtacagtgggagtaacgatgattcaatttgtaagaggataattcccaaatgttttcttcataaaggccggtatgcacctctagcgaaaaatttcattcccataagaaatgcattgctatttatgctaacgaaattttcggtagcgttcaatttcgtaagctggtacgcacctctaatgaaaataacagggttatcaaaagcatattttggcagcaaacatttaatttattacaatcattgtgtgcgtaaaaggtctgtaaataataaacaatttatttgaggaatatttggaacatatattaacaatttttaaaagcgattagctggtttaaaatttgtgtacacatatctgttttttttttttgttgtagacttaaataaatttttgctaccgaaaatttcgctagaggtgcataccggccttaaggagttagcataaagggcccaagttatctatcccagccagatctatactgaagactgtggaaaggttcattcgcccgaaccgaaacatgtacagtataggcgtgtatagatttgtatatggcgttttcttttcaatgactaattaataaaaagttccttaatctaaaattgtccattaagctcgaataataattgtaaaattagagaaaatggttaactttaactgaaaaatgttcgtcagttaagttcctaactggcctatggaatataaaggcaagatgacagcttcgtctataatacggtttaaaagtcggaacactaacggagctttatgaaaatgtgggtaagtgatattaatttaatttggagaaATGGTCCGAAGTTACGAAATATGGTCCAATTATGGAAaagtgttggtccaaaataaaaattcattgtggcaacgctgatttGAAATTGCAAAACTTTCGTTTGGGGATAttatcttaatttcaaaaacctATGGACCCAACCCAATTAGATTTATGCCCAAGCGTATGTCCatattttcgttataagaaGAAAAATACTTTCTTGCTATTCcgtatatcggaacatgggggtaTATGTAAATTTACAACAAATTAGCAACAATTCGATCTAAAACTAATACATTTACTattcctaaattttctataaaaaaaaaaacaatatcgaTTCCCTtgatcccaaaaaaattttagatttcgatcaaaagttctcgatatcgaatgccgtgattaaccGCCCTAGGTCGTAATTCTCAATTACCATAGTTAATTTGGAGTATATATATAAGACCAATAGAACGGATAGTCACATATTGATGCACATCAAAATTGTTATACCATACTTACAAACAGTCCATTGCAGATGCAGATATGTCACATTAAATTCCAAACTAGGCTACCATAACCTTCTATATtactattttaaaataaaaagacaATAACATAATTTACAGAGTATGGTactaataaatattttgctGCTTTATTGTATTATGTGAGCAGCTATTATTTGTTATCTAGAAACGATTAAATTTATCACGAAAGCAACCTACTGGAATTCACAAATAACCATACATAAATAGAACATTATCTCTAAAACCACCTAAGTGGTTTGTTTTACGATCAACATTATCAATAATCAAAAATCATATTGATAAGTTAgcatatgcaaaaattgttttggtTTTTAGTTATTTGGCTATTAAACATCCAGCATTTACGAAATAAGCTTAAAACCAAAAATCATTAATGTAAAtagagatatatattttttgtctatgATAAAACTTTGGGATCTTTACAATCTGGAGGAATACCATCGAAAGCTCCACCTCcttcaccaccaccaccaccggcAATGCCGGCAATAATCTTCAAAATGTCAGTCAAGGAATAGTTACCCAAAAAACCATTAACCATCTGTGAGAGAGAAgtgcaaaataattaaaattgtgaaataaaaaaatattcgaatttttgtttttgcttacaTCTTCAATATACTGGACTACGCCCTTTTCTTGAGCTTCAACCCACACATCATTCAATAATTCTATGCCCATCTCATTAATCAATGCATGGAAGAAATCATTTACTCGCGGCTCTTCAATTAGTTCTTCAATGTTAATCCATATCTCTCCAATacttaactgaaattttgaaagaagGAATGATCATGTAATTATAATACCATATTGAAGACTTGTATCGCTTACTTCAACAGTTAAGCCACGAATGCTAACGCCACCAATAATACTTAAAACCCATGATATGGCTAACTTGGCATTTCCCAGGCGACCGCTTGAAATAGAAAAATGCAATGgttatcaataaaatttgaagggaaaaataacccattttccattttcaaaaattaaaaaaaaaatacatatatatttttctcaaaaatcatgaaatcttttaaagaaataatttccaCTAGGCGTGACGTTCCTTttcttttactttctgttaacttatacctcattcacattacacttccaaaatccactttacccagatttcaaaaatcaattgccctataaaaaagggatttcaaatctacttttagtagattttgagccTAATTTGTATGACCTATTActcagttttcaatttttttaatttttaaaaatattttttttttttttcaaaaatcatgaattcttttaaagaaataatttccactattttaaatttttaaaactagaCGTGCAGTTTCTTttcttttactttctgttaacttacTCAGCAGTGCCATCACCATTTAAGTTGACAACGCGAGCTAATGAGCCCTTGGCTGTGTACAGCGAATTAAGAACAGTCATAGGCATGACAATTTCCATATTGGATCGTCGAAGTGGCGTGGTGGTGATTTTTAAAGATGTCACTTCGAAATCTGATAAACCAGTTAAAGCAAAATTGGTCAATGATCcagtaaaactaaaaaaaataattgaattgtaatttaaaaaaaaaaaattatttcttttgtaCAATGGGGATACTCACTCAACAATGTATTTATTATCGATAGCTGTTTCAACATGACCAATTCTCAAAGGATCCAAAGCTGGTAATCCAAATTTAGGTATAGGATGACACATACCTATTGAAAGTTGAGCAAAACACTTATGTTACAGAACGTttagtttttctaatatttatacGCACGCATTTTCAGCTCTTCAAGAAATGCCAATATACTATCCTCCATAAGTGCATTGGTTGATGGCACAGATATTGAAAATATGGCAATAACTGCCACAAATGCAAATAGTCCTAATTTCATATTGACCCGCAATTCCAATTGATCTCCTTGGCTAACAATGATTATCTAACGTCTTAACTGTATTGGCTTCGCTTAATAATTTCCAGTAGACGGCTAATCTACtactaaatttattataaacatACAACTGCCTTTTGTTGATTTTGTAGTAATCAATGAAATACCTGTTGATTTTATATCGAGCACCTAAAAGATTATATGGTACTGTAGAGTACAAACTTATATTTGTAGTTATAGCTATTGATTGCCAATATCAAACATTTTGATATACGTTGAATTAATCTACGCTCTTGTCGTTAGTAAACCGTAAAACACTTCTTATGACTCTTTCATTTCGTTTTCCAAGCGACAAACCAATACATTCCAACTCCACGcgcatttaaacaattttctcttgTATTTTTTATGTTTCTTATGAATTATAGTCTATTCGTAAAcattctttctttctttatttggGTTTTTGCATAAAAAACAATGTATTTGAATAGCGTAACGCAAATTTTCGATATTATCagggcaaaattttaaaccacttatttttttaaaagaaactaccatataaataaataaaaaataaaaacgtatATTATGTATTaacaaatttcagttttattttcCATTCCGTTTATTTATACTTGCTAACTTAATGATGAACTTAGACAAGAATTCGTTTTTAACTTTCACTGGGAGCATCCTTCAAGTGTTCTGGCAACGCTTGTATTTCAGTTTTTCTTGCATTCAATGCCACTCCCTCAGGCAAATTTCTttcaatatattccaaaaatgtgtccagtgTGGATCCTGTCAATTTGTGAAAATTCATATGACGAAAATATGTCCGAATTTCATATTGAACTCTGTGTTTTTTGTAAATATGGACAGATTTTAGTAAAGTCAATCGCTCCTTTTGTGCTTTGCGTGGCGACCAACTGtaagaaaaatcgatttttgcttTAGTTTTAATGTATTTCAAAGgtagattataaaaaaaaactaaaaactaagAAAAAGTAAAAACCGTCAAAATGTTTCCTTACATCACCCAAACAGACCAAACGTAGTCCCTCATACCCCCAAGAGATTTTATGGGCACTAAACAAAGCCTTATGTAAAGTTATTCCATTTTTGTAAACGAAGAAAATGTCTTTGAAGAAATATGTATAAAATATGCAGTGCCCTGAACACAAGTTTTGTTTTATACATTCAATATAATACAAAGGCCTAGTGGACCACATGGTGTATTACACAGTAATAAATCCTAACCATAAGcttcggaacaaaaaattttaaaattaaaatccttaCATCTAAATAAATACACATCACAACCGGCTTCTAATACACTGAAATAATTCAAGtagtagaataaaaaaaatgtataaataactAGCAAATGTAGATAAAATAGTTCCCATATGCAAGAAAAGTTTATTCAAGCGCAATGGAAATCTCACTTTGGGAGTGAAATAGTGTgaaaattcgttttgttattgtcggtttatttttcaatcaatattgttgtttttttttttatttcagcttaaaaccatgcattgactaaattacaagtgtagcttaacttacagaggaaaagtatgcatgtcaaatttatttgggcaaagccatatagactgcaagacggttggatgTA contains these protein-coding regions:
- the Dtd gene encoding D-aminoacyl-tRNA deacylase isoform X1, whose translation is MKAIVQRVTSAKVTVSEELISSIGRGLCVLVGITHTDTEKDVEYLSRKLLSLRLFEDSSGKRWQKSVQDEKLEILCVSQFTLYHRLKGNKPDFHLAMQGEQAQTLYQLFLKRLGTSYDANKIKDGKFGAYMQVHIQNDGPVTIELESPTQDSKPKPNKELSQTKLEEEE
- the Dtd gene encoding D-aminoacyl-tRNA deacylase isoform X2; protein product: MKAIVQRVTSAKVTVSEELISSIGRGLCVLVGITHTDTEKDVEYL
- the LOC142220282 gene encoding uncharacterized protein LOC142220282, which produces MKLGLFAFVAVIAIFSISVPSTNALMEDSILAFLEELKMRMCHPIPKFGLPALDPLRIGHVETAIDNKYIVDFTGSLTNFALTGLSDFEVTSLKITTTPLRRSNMEIVMPMTVLNSLYTAKGSLARVVNLNGDGTADGRLGNAKLAISWVLSIIGGVSIRGLTVELSIGEIWINIEELIEEPRVNDFFHALINEMGIELLNDVWVEAQEKGVVQYIEDMVNGFLGNYSLTDILKIIAGIAGGGGGEGGGAFDGIPPDCKDPKVLS